The following are from one region of the Mesorhizobium sp. B4-1-4 genome:
- the tuf gene encoding elongation factor Tu, translating to MAKGKFERTKPHVNIGTIGHVDHGKTSLTAAITKYFGEYKRYDQIDAAPEEKARGITISTAHVEYETANRHYAHVDCPGHADYVKNMITGAAQMDGAILVVSAADGPMPQTREHILLARQVGVPSIVVFLNKVDQVDDAELLELVELEVRELLSKNEFPGDDIPIVKGSALAALEDSNKTIGEDAIRELMAQVDAYIPTPVRPLDKPFLMPIEDVFSISGRGTVVTGRVERGVVKVGEELEIIGIRPTTKTTCTGVEMFRKLLDQGQAGDNIGALLRGVDREGVERGQVLAKPGTVKPHKKFVAEAYILTKDEGGRHTPFFTNYRPQFYFRTTDVTGIVSLPAGTEMVMPGDNITVDVELIVPIAMEEKLRFAIREGGRTVGAGIVVTIKE from the coding sequence ATGGCAAAAGGTAAATTCGAGCGCACTAAGCCTCATGTGAACATCGGCACGATTGGTCACGTTGACCATGGCAAGACGTCGCTGACGGCGGCGATCACGAAGTATTTTGGCGAATACAAGCGCTACGACCAGATCGATGCGGCGCCGGAAGAGAAGGCGCGCGGCATCACGATCTCGACGGCTCACGTCGAATACGAGACGGCCAACCGCCACTATGCGCACGTCGACTGCCCCGGCCACGCCGACTATGTGAAGAACATGATCACCGGTGCGGCGCAGATGGACGGCGCGATCCTGGTGGTGTCGGCCGCCGACGGCCCGATGCCGCAGACCCGCGAGCACATCCTGCTCGCCCGCCAGGTCGGCGTGCCGTCGATCGTGGTGTTTTTGAATAAGGTCGACCAGGTCGATGACGCCGAGCTGCTGGAGCTGGTCGAGCTCGAGGTGCGCGAGCTGCTGTCGAAGAACGAATTCCCCGGCGACGACATTCCGATCGTCAAGGGTTCGGCCTTGGCCGCGCTCGAGGATTCGAACAAGACGATCGGCGAGGACGCGATCCGCGAGCTGATGGCTCAGGTCGACGCCTACATCCCGACGCCGGTCCGTCCGCTCGACAAGCCGTTCCTGATGCCGATCGAGGACGTGTTCTCGATCTCGGGCCGCGGCACGGTCGTCACCGGCCGCGTCGAGCGCGGCGTGGTCAAGGTCGGCGAGGAACTCGAAATCATCGGCATCCGTCCGACGACCAAGACGACCTGCACGGGCGTCGAGATGTTCCGCAAGCTGCTCGACCAGGGCCAGGCCGGCGACAACATCGGCGCGCTGCTGCGCGGCGTTGACCGTGAAGGCGTCGAGCGCGGCCAGGTTCTGGCCAAGCCCGGCACGGTGAAGCCGCACAAGAAGTTCGTGGCCGAAGCCTACATCCTGACCAAGGACGAGGGTGGCCGTCACACGCCGTTCTTCACCAACTACCGTCCGCAGTTCTACTTCCGCACGACCGACGTGACCGGCATCGTGTCGCTGCCGGCCGGCACCGAGATGGTGATGCCCGGCGACAACATCACGGTCGATGTCGAGCTGATCGTGCCGATCGCCATGGAAGAGAAGCTGCGCTTCGCCATCCGTGAAGGCGGCCGCACCGTCGGTGCCGGCATCGTCGTCACCATCAAAGAATAA